Proteins from a single region of Equus asinus isolate D_3611 breed Donkey chromosome 17, EquAss-T2T_v2, whole genome shotgun sequence:
- the LOC139040679 gene encoding olfactory receptor 5AN6-like, which translates to MEENRNHTSVAVFVLLGLSDEKELQLIFFPVFLGIYLVTLLWNLGLIILIRMDSHLHTPMYFFLSFLSFIDICYSSSTSPRMLSDFLKDEKMISFIACATQYFVASWMCLTECCLLAAMAYDRYVAIGRPLQYSAVMAPGLCQKMVAGACGSGFLSSLAETIPCFHLYYCGPNIIPNFFCDITHIISLSCSNPFISQMILFLVAFFIGFGYFLVILLSYSFIAASILKISSVKGSAKAFNTCASHLVVVTIFYGTGLSVYMHPNSGHSEKQDKVLSVFYVILIPMLNPLIYSLRNKEIKEALKRVIKRAKHLLQ; encoded by the coding sequence atggaagaaaatagaaatcacacTTCTGTGGCCGTGTTTGTTCTCCTGGGACTCTCAGATGAAAAAGAGCTGCAACTTATCTTCTTCCCAGTCTTCCTAGGGATCTACCTTGTGACCCTCCTCTGGAACCTGGGTCTCATCATCCTAATCAGGATGGACTCCCACCTGCACACACCTATgtacttctttctcagtttcctgtcatTTATAGACATCTGCTATTCTTCTTCCACCAGCCCAAGGATGCTTTCAGACTtcctaaaagatgaaaaaatgatttcattcattGCTTGTGCCACCCAGTATTTTGTTGCATCCTGGATGTGTCTGACGGAGTGCTGTCTCTTGGctgccatggcctatgacagatatgttgctattggtaggcctctgcagtactcagcggtcatggctcctggcctctgtcagaAGATGGTTGCTGGGGCCTGTGGGAGTGGTTTCCTTAGTAGCTTAGCGGAAACAATCCCTTGCTTTCATCTCTACTACTGTGGGCCCAATATCATTCCAAATTTCTTCTGTGACATAACCCACATCAtatccttgtcttgctccaatCCCTTCATCAgccaaatgattctttttctggtagctttttttattgggttcggttattttcttgttattctcTTGTCCTATAGTTTCATTGCAGCTTCCATCCTGAAAATATCCTCCGTAAAAGGTAGTGCCAAGGCCTTCAATACCTGTGCCTCCCACTTGGTAGTTGTGACAATCTTCTACGGAACAGGCCTCTCAGTGTACATGCATCCTAACTCTGGTCACTCTGAGAAACAAGACAAGGTTCTGTCAGTGTTCTATGTTATCCTTATCCCCATGTTAAACCCTCTTATCTatagtctgaggaacaaggagatcAAAGAGGCCCTCAAGAGGGTGATAAAGAGGGCAAAACATTTACTTCAGTAA